The Chloroflexota bacterium genomic sequence GTGCCGGCAATCCCCACCGGCAACACCGGCACCCTCGCTTTGAGCGCGATAAACGCGGCTCCTGGCCACGCGCTGCTCAAATGGTTCAGGTGGGTGCGCCCTTCGGGGAATATCCCCACCACCTTGCCGGCGCGTAGCATCTCCACGGCTTCACGGATAGCATCCACGTTGATTCCCATCTTCTCCACGGGTATCGCGCGGTAAAGGCGGATGAACCACCCCACCCACTTGTGCATCATCGCCGCCCGCGCCCCAAGGAACTCTATGTCCCACGGGCTGGACAACGCCAATAAGGGCGGCTCCGCCCAGTGGAAATGGTTGCACACCACCAGCAAAGGCCCGCCGCTGGGGAAATGCTCCTTGCCGTACACCTGCGCCCTGAACAGCAGACTCATGAGAGGGCGGGTGAACCCCCGAATCAGTTTTCGCCGTAGCGTCAAACTTCTGCCTGCAATCGCCGCGTGTGTCATAGTCCGTCGCTATGGCTGCTCTGCTC encodes the following:
- a CDS encoding 1-acyl-sn-glycerol-3-phosphate acyltransferase; amino-acid sequence: MTLRRKLIRGFTRPLMSLLFRAQVYGKEHFPSGGPLLVVCNHFHWAEPPLLALSSPWDIEFLGARAAMMHKWVGWFIRLYRAIPVEKMGINVDAIREAVEMLRAGKVVGIFPEGRTHLNHLSSAWPGAAFIALKARVPVLPVGIAGTFEAPQCWRSLQRAPVEIRIGEVFGPLDPPRSVDRKAALEWASREIMRRIASLLPERMRGSYAASPEQGDGRP